A window of Belonocnema kinseyi isolate 2016_QV_RU_SX_M_011 chromosome 9, B_treatae_v1, whole genome shotgun sequence contains these coding sequences:
- the LOC117180439 gene encoding THAP domain-containing protein 1-like, with protein sequence MVASCVVCGRCQDVYVGICFHTFPLKDENRMQAWCSAMNWPRERVAKHWRLCSVHFTADSDKESVISVYSKHLKKDAVPSIINMSDEEIIIVRNALQNLI encoded by the exons atggtggcatcTTGTGTAGTTTGTGGTCGTTGTCAAGATGTTTAtgtggggatatgttttcatac GTTCCCATTAAAAGATGAGAACAGAATGCAGGCCTGGTGTTCTGCAATGAATTGGCCTAGAGAAAGAGTGGCAAAACATTGGAGACTTTGCAGCGTACATTTTACCGCAGATTCTGATAAAGAATCCGTAATATCCGTTTAcagtaaacatttgaaaaaagacGCAGTACCATCCATTATTAATATGTCTGATGAAGAAATTATAATTGTGAGAAATgcacttcaaaatctcatttaa